A genomic window from Elaeis guineensis isolate ETL-2024a chromosome 3, EG11, whole genome shotgun sequence includes:
- the LOC105041460 gene encoding protein IQ-domain 26, which produces MGWATRWLRSLLGGKKEIKEPKDYTSCGAQVRREKKRWSFGKSASDLGEVLVGQNPSTAVSADTDTAWLSSIYAEREKDQNKHAIAVAAATAVAADAAVAAAQAAVAVVKLTSQGRGTMIGVHERRAAVKIQTAFRGYLAKKALRALKALVKLQALVRGYLVRKQAAATFQRMQALVRAQATVRAQKFRNLLPNDRRFQQEIRSRRSLERFDDTRSERLVSVHSRRPSASLDNISNTGFDRSPKIVEIDTGRPRSRSSRRTSLSVSDLADDLAPQSISSPLPSQIPVRISIPDSRNFQDCDWCLAGEKCRFSTTARSTPRYTSYMGNMAVTPAKSLSGADGVLRRSLNAPICPSYMANTQSFEAKVRSQSAPRQRPEPAGTRKRLPLSELVVGSRASLSAVGMRKSCTHVQEAFNFRSTVVGRIDRSSGLSWEAEGESYLQRNW; this is translated from the exons ATGGGTTGGGCTACACGGTGGCTGAGGAGCCTGCTGGGCGGGAAGAAGGAGATAAAGGAGCCGAAGGACTACACCAGTTGTGGGGCTCAAGTGAGGAGGGAGAAGAAACGGTGGAGCTTTGGGAAGTCGGCCAGCGACCTTGGTGAAGTGCTTGTGGGCCAAAATCCTTCTACAGCGGTGTCAGCGGACACAGACACGGCATGGTTGAGTTCAATCTATGCTGAGAGGGAGAAGGACCAGAACAAGCATGCCATTGCAGTGGCGGCGGCCACGGCCGTAGCCGCTGATGCCGCCGTGGCAGCAGCACAGGCAGCAGTCGCGGTGGTTAAGCTCACAAGCCAGGGGAGAGGCACCATGATTGGAGTCCACGAGCGGCGGGCGGCAGTGAAGATCCAGACTGCTTTCAGGGGCTATTTG GCAAAGAAAGCTCTTCGGGCTCTCAAAGCACTTGTTAAGTTGCAGGCCTTAGTTAGAGGCTATTTAGTTCGCAAGCAAGCagcggcaacctttcagagaatGCAAGCTCTCGTCAGAGCTCAGGCCACCGTTCGAGCTCAGAAGTTTCGCAATCTTCTTCCAAATGACCGGAGGTTCCAACAAGAAATCCGCTCCAGGAGATCTCTG GAAAGATTCGACGACACAAGGAGCGAACGCTTGGTGTCAGTCCACAGCCGGAGACCATCGGCGAGTCTTGACAACATTTCCAATACTGGCTTCGACCGGAGCCCAAAGATTGTCGAAATCGACACCGGCCGCCCCAGGTCGCGATCTTCCCGCCGGACCAGCCTTTCCGTTTCAGACCTGGCCGACGACCTGGCCCCCCAGTCAATCTCCTCCCCTCTCCCAAGCCAGATTCCGGTCCGGATCTCCATTCCTGACAGCCGGAACTTCCAGGACTGCGACTGGTGCCTCGCCGGCGAGAAATGCCGGTTCTCTACCACGGCACGGAGCACCCCCCGCTACACGAGTTACATGGGTAACATGGCAGTGACTCCGGCCAAGAGTTTGAGCGGGGCTGACGGGGTTTTACGCCGGTCTCTAAACGCTCCCATTTGCCCAAGTTATATGGCAAACACTCAATCCTTCGAGGCAAAAGTCCGGTCGCAGAGCGCACCAAGGCAGAGGCCAGAGCCGGCCGGGACGAGAAAGAGGCTCCCCTTGAGTGAACTAGTGGTGGGTTCCAGAGCCAGTCTTAGCGCGGTTGGAATGCGGAAGTCTTGCACTCATGTTCAAGAGGCTTTCAACTTCAGGAGTACCGTTGTGGGCCGGATTGATAGGTCTTCAGGCTTAAGTTGGGAAGCAGAGGGGGAGTCCTACTTGCAGAGGAACTGGTAA